A portion of the Streptococcus sp. Marseille-Q6470 genome contains these proteins:
- a CDS encoding CPBP family intramembrane glutamic endopeptidase: MKTLKNIGWYSLTFLSFIMVYSFIQGVGLVAMKMGAPEYVAVPIYVLLAGIFTFVTYKWYKTGTVTIEKTALNKYIWLPALVLVLVIAAQNFLPNDPSVNQQMLEQMTHNQPLFSFFMIVVFAPLTEELTFRGMLARYVFPQQDNVKQTVLFLLVSTIIFALVHFPGTPQQFLVYASLGFSLGLAYISKGGLAYSIALHALNNLIGFLMIIML, encoded by the coding sequence ATGAAAACACTTAAAAATATTGGTTGGTATAGCCTTACTTTCTTATCATTTATTATGGTCTATAGTTTTATTCAGGGCGTAGGTTTAGTGGCTATGAAAATGGGTGCGCCTGAATATGTTGCTGTCCCAATTTATGTCTTATTGGCAGGAATTTTCACCTTCGTTACTTACAAGTGGTATAAGACAGGAACCGTTACGATTGAAAAAACAGCCCTTAACAAATACATCTGGTTGCCTGCCTTGGTATTGGTTCTTGTCATAGCAGCACAAAATTTCTTACCAAATGATCCATCAGTCAATCAACAGATGTTAGAACAAATGACTCATAATCAACCTCTTTTCTCTTTCTTTATGATAGTGGTCTTTGCGCCTCTTACAGAAGAATTGACCTTTAGAGGAATGTTAGCTCGCTATGTCTTTCCTCAACAAGATAACGTCAAGCAGACAGTTCTCTTTCTTCTTGTAAGCACCATCATTTTTGCACTTGTTCATTTCCCTGGGACTCCTCAACAGTTCCTGGTCTATGCTTCACTCGGCTTTAGTTTGGGACTGGCTTACATCAGCAAGGGTGGTCTGGCCTATAGTATAGCTCTACATGCCTTGAATAATTTAATCGGATTTTTAATGATTATCATGCTATAA
- the aspS gene encoding aspartate--tRNA ligase produces the protein MKRSMYAGRVREEHIGQEITLKGWVARRRDLGGLIFIDLRDREGIMQLVINPEKVSAEVMATAESLRSEYVIEVTGQVAAREQANDKLATGAVELNVTALAVLNTAKTTPFEIKDGIEANDDTRLRYRYLDLRRPEMLENLKLRAKVTHSIRNYLDELEFIDVETPFLSKSTPEGARDYLVPSRVNKGHFYALPQSPQITKQLLMNAGFDRYYQIVKCFRDEDLRGDRQPEFTQVDLETSFLTEQEIQDITEGLIARVMKETKGIEVTLPFPRMKYDDAMALYGSDKPDTRFEMLLQDLTEVVKGVDFKVFSEAPAVKAIVVKGAADNYSRKDIDKMTEVAKQYGAKGLAWVKVVDGELNGPVAKFLTAIQGDLASALGLEDKDLVLFVADTLEVANATLGALRGRIAKELGLIDNDKFNFLWVVDWPMFEWSEEEGRYMSAHHPFTLPQAETAHELEGNLAKVRAIAYDIVLNGYELGGGSLRINQKDLQERMFKALGFSAEEANDQFGFLLEAMDYGFPPHGGLAIGLDRFVMLLAGEENIREVIAFPKNNKATDPMTQAPSTVALKQLEELNLQVEQDETNETN, from the coding sequence ATGAAACGCAGTATGTATGCTGGTCGTGTTCGTGAGGAACACATCGGACAAGAAATTACCTTGAAGGGTTGGGTTGCCCGTCGTCGTGACCTGGGTGGCTTGATCTTTATCGACCTTCGTGACCGTGAAGGGATTATGCAGTTGGTTATCAACCCTGAAAAAGTATCAGCAGAGGTGATGGCAACAGCTGAGAGCCTTCGTAGTGAATATGTCATCGAGGTGACTGGTCAAGTTGCTGCACGTGAGCAAGCAAATGACAAGTTGGCGACTGGAGCGGTTGAACTGAATGTAACAGCTCTTGCTGTACTCAATACAGCTAAGACAACACCATTTGAAATCAAGGATGGCATTGAAGCAAACGATGATACGCGTCTACGTTACCGTTACCTTGATCTTCGTCGTCCAGAGATGTTGGAAAACCTTAAACTTCGTGCCAAAGTAACACATTCTATCCGCAACTACTTGGATGAGTTGGAATTTATCGATGTGGAAACGCCATTCCTTTCTAAATCAACACCAGAAGGAGCGCGTGACTATTTGGTGCCTTCTCGTGTCAATAAAGGGCATTTTTACGCACTTCCTCAAAGTCCGCAGATTACAAAACAGTTGCTGATGAATGCGGGATTTGACCGTTACTACCAAATCGTCAAATGTTTCCGTGATGAAGACTTGCGTGGTGACCGCCAGCCTGAATTTACCCAGGTCGACTTGGAAACTTCATTCCTGACTGAGCAAGAAATCCAAGATATCACAGAAGGATTGATTGCGCGCGTGATGAAGGAAACCAAAGGAATCGAAGTAACACTGCCATTCCCTCGTATGAAGTACGATGACGCGATGGCTCTTTATGGCTCTGACAAGCCTGATACTCGTTTTGAGATGTTGCTTCAGGACTTGACAGAAGTTGTCAAGGGAGTAGACTTCAAAGTCTTTTCAGAAGCTCCTGCTGTTAAAGCCATCGTCGTCAAAGGAGCTGCAGATAACTACTCACGTAAAGACATCGACAAGATGACAGAAGTAGCCAAGCAGTATGGCGCTAAGGGTCTTGCTTGGGTTAAGGTTGTTGATGGAGAATTGAACGGACCAGTTGCTAAGTTCTTGACTGCCATTCAAGGCGATTTGGCAAGTGCACTTGGTCTTGAAGATAAAGACTTGGTTCTCTTTGTGGCTGATACGCTTGAGGTAGCTAATGCAACACTTGGTGCCCTTCGTGGACGTATTGCCAAAGAACTTGGCTTGATTGATAACGATAAATTTAACTTCCTCTGGGTTGTTGACTGGCCAATGTTTGAATGGTCTGAAGAAGAAGGACGTTATATGAGCGCCCACCATCCATTTACGCTTCCTCAGGCAGAGACTGCTCATGAACTCGAAGGGAATTTGGCTAAGGTTCGTGCTATTGCCTATGACATCGTCTTGAACGGTTATGAACTTGGTGGTGGTAGCCTTCGTATCAATCAAAAAGACCTTCAAGAACGTATGTTCAAGGCTCTTGGCTTCTCGGCTGAAGAAGCCAATGACCAATTTGGTTTCCTTTTGGAAGCGATGGACTATGGATTCCCACCACACGGGGGCTTGGCTATCGGACTTGACCGTTTTGTAATGCTCTTAGCAGGAGAAGAAAATATTCGTGAAGTCATTGCCTTTCCGAAGAACAACAAAGCGACTGATCCGATGACGCAGGCGCCATCAACAGTAGCTCTTAAACAACTAGAAGAACTCAATCTACAAGTAGAACAAGATGAAACAAACGAAACAAACTAA
- a CDS encoding YitT family protein: MKQTKQTKKWHYYLRRFAHRVKILRVLQGISKEKYDEKISASLVYGFLSAVAVNFFFQPGHVYSSGATGLAQIISSLSNYWFHFHIPISVAFYCINVPLMILAWRQIGHKFTIFTFITVSMSSLFIQFVPVVVLTEDPIINALFGGVVMGLGIGFALRHNISSGGTDIVSLTIRKKTGRNVGSISFLVNGTIMLIAGLTFGWKYALYSMITIFVSSRVTDAVFTKQKRMQAMIVTSNPDAVIEKIHNKLHRGATMIHDAEGTYNHERKAVLITVITRAEFNDFKLIMKQVDPTAFVSVSENVHILGRFVEVEN; the protein is encoded by the coding sequence ATGAAACAAACGAAACAAACTAAGAAGTGGCACTATTATTTGCGTCGCTTTGCTCATCGCGTAAAAATCTTACGTGTCTTACAAGGAATTTCTAAAGAAAAATACGATGAAAAAATCTCAGCTTCTCTGGTATATGGTTTTTTATCAGCTGTAGCTGTCAATTTCTTTTTCCAACCAGGACACGTTTATTCAAGTGGTGCAACAGGTTTAGCACAGATTATCTCAAGCCTTAGTAACTACTGGTTTCATTTCCACATCCCAATCTCTGTCGCTTTCTATTGTATCAATGTTCCGCTCATGATTTTAGCTTGGCGACAGATTGGCCATAAGTTTACGATTTTTACTTTTATCACGGTATCCATGAGCTCGCTCTTTATCCAGTTTGTGCCAGTGGTGGTCTTGACAGAAGATCCTATCATCAATGCCCTGTTTGGGGGTGTCGTTATGGGATTGGGAATTGGCTTTGCTCTACGCCATAATATCTCCAGCGGTGGAACAGATATTGTCAGCCTGACCATTCGTAAGAAAACAGGTCGAAACGTCGGTAGTATCTCCTTCTTAGTGAACGGTACAATTATGCTGATTGCAGGATTGACCTTTGGTTGGAAATATGCTCTCTATTCTATGATTACTATCTTTGTCTCAAGTCGTGTAACAGATGCAGTTTTCACCAAACAAAAACGCATGCAGGCCATGATTGTCACTAGTAATCCAGATGCAGTCATTGAGAAAATCCATAACAAATTGCACCGTGGTGCGACTATGATTCATGATGCTGAAGGGACTTATAACCACGAGCGTAAGGCAGTTTTGATAACGGTTATCACTCGTGCAGAGTTTAATGATTTTAAACTAATCATGAAACAAGTTGATCCGACAGCCTTTGTATCTGTCTCAGAGAATGTCCATATTCTAGGACGATTTGTCGAAGTTGAAAACTAG
- a CDS encoding LacI family DNA-binding transcriptional regulator yields the protein MPVTIKDVAKAAGVSPSTVTRVIQNKSTISDETKKRVRKAMKELNYHPNLNARSLVSSYTQVIGLVLPDDSDVFYQNPFFPSVFRGIAQVASENHYAIQIATGKDEKERLNAISQMVYGKRVDGLIFLYAQENDPLVQLVVDEQFPFLILGKSLSPFIPLVDNDNIQAGFDATEYFIKKGCSRIAFIGGTKKLFVTQDRLTGYEQALQEHHLALDSHRTFFADEFLEEKGYNFSKQLFKHDPQTDAIITTDSLLAEGVCNYLNEHQLDVPVLSFDSVNPRLNLAAYVDINSLALGRTSFETILQIINDVKENRQICYRQVIAHKIVEK from the coding sequence ATGCCTGTTACGATTAAAGACGTGGCCAAGGCTGCAGGGGTTTCTCCCTCAACCGTAACCCGTGTTATTCAAAACAAATCTACGATTAGTGACGAGACTAAAAAACGAGTTCGAAAGGCAATGAAAGAACTCAATTATCATCCTAATCTTAATGCTCGAAGTCTCGTTAGCAGTTATACACAAGTTATTGGCTTGGTTCTTCCAGATGATTCAGACGTTTTCTACCAAAACCCTTTCTTCCCTTCTGTTTTTAGGGGGATTGCACAGGTTGCCTCAGAGAATCACTATGCCATTCAGATTGCGACCGGTAAGGACGAAAAAGAGCGTTTAAACGCTATTTCACAAATGGTCTACGGAAAACGTGTGGACGGGCTTATTTTCTTGTATGCTCAAGAAAATGACCCCTTGGTACAACTAGTTGTCGATGAGCAATTTCCCTTCCTCATTCTTGGAAAATCACTTTCCCCTTTTATTCCGCTTGTTGACAATGATAATATTCAAGCTGGATTTGATGCGACCGAATATTTCATCAAAAAAGGATGTAGTCGAATTGCTTTCATTGGTGGTACCAAGAAACTCTTTGTTACTCAAGACCGTCTGACAGGTTACGAGCAAGCTCTTCAAGAACATCATCTAGCTCTTGATAGCCACCGTACCTTCTTTGCCGACGAGTTCCTAGAAGAAAAGGGCTATAACTTTAGTAAACAACTTTTTAAACATGACCCTCAGACCGATGCAATTATCACAACAGATAGTCTCTTAGCTGAAGGTGTCTGTAACTACCTCAACGAACATCAGCTTGATGTTCCAGTCCTCAGCTTTGACTCAGTAAATCCAAGATTGAATCTAGCTGCCTATGTTGATATCAATAGCCTTGCTCTTGGCCGAACTTCATTTGAAACCATTCTTCAAATCATCAATGATGTCAAAGAAAATCGTCAAATCTGCTATAGACAAGTGATTGCGCACAAAATCGTTGAAAAATAA
- a CDS encoding DUF1189 family protein: MLPYPFSYFNSIWGFRKPLSHRFGLNWFQLIFTSIFLISLSMVPIAIQNSSQETYPLETFIDDVYAPLTDSVVQDLATNAQIVNGKLSYTGTTPHQASVQIGATAPSSFPEELLLSFEPEQLVISKQGKELTSIRYHAITTESFQNKESLTQAISKDWYQQNRVYISLFLVLGASFLFGLNFFIVALGASLLLYFTKKSRLFSFKTYKECYHFILNCLGLPTFITLILGLLGQNMATLITVQNILFVLYLVTIFYKTHYRDPDYQK, encoded by the coding sequence ATGTTACCATATCCATTTTCTTATTTTAATAGTATTTGGGGATTCCGTAAGCCCCTATCTCATCGTTTCGGCCTAAATTGGTTTCAACTGATTTTTACCAGTATTTTCTTGATTAGCTTGTCGATGGTGCCAATTGCTATTCAGAACAGTTCTCAGGAAACCTATCCTTTGGAAACCTTTATTGATGATGTCTACGCACCTTTGACGGATAGTGTGGTTCAAGATTTGGCTACCAATGCCCAGATTGTCAATGGTAAACTAAGTTATACGGGGACAACTCCCCATCAAGCTTCTGTACAAATCGGCGCTACTGCTCCTTCAAGTTTCCCTGAAGAATTACTTCTTAGCTTTGAACCCGAGCAACTCGTCATCAGTAAGCAAGGAAAAGAGTTAACCAGTATCCGCTATCACGCTATTACAACTGAGAGCTTCCAAAACAAGGAAAGCTTGACTCAGGCTATTTCCAAAGACTGGTATCAACAGAATCGTGTCTATATTAGCCTCTTTCTGGTCTTAGGCGCCAGCTTCCTCTTTGGACTTAATTTTTTCATTGTCGCTTTAGGCGCTAGCCTTTTGCTCTACTTTACGAAAAAATCACGTCTCTTCTCATTTAAGACCTACAAAGAGTGTTATCATTTTATTTTGAACTGTTTAGGTTTACCAACTTTCATTACCTTGATTCTAGGTCTCTTGGGTCAAAATATGGCGACTTTGATTACTGTTCAAAACATTTTATTTGTTCTATACCTGGTCACTATCTTTTACAAGACTCATTATCGTGATCCAGACTACCAAAAGTAG
- a CDS encoding sugar ABC transporter permease — translation MNNSIKLKRRLTQSLTYLYLIGLSIVIIYPLLITIMSAFKSGNVVAFKLDSNVNFSFDNFKGLFTETLYGTWYLNTLIIALITMVVQTSIIVLAGYAYSRYNFFARKQSLVFFLIIQMVPTMAALTAFFVMALMLNALNHSWFLIFLYVGGGIPMNAWLMKGYFDTVPMSLDESAKLDGAGHFRRFWQIVLPLVRPMVAVQALWAFMGPFGDYILSSFLLREKEYFTVAVGLQTFVNNAKNLKIAYFSAGAILIALPICTLFFFLQKNFVSGLTSGGDKG, via the coding sequence ATGAATAACTCAATTAAACTCAAACGTAGACTGACTCAAAGCCTTACTTACCTCTACTTGATTGGTCTTTCAATCGTTATTATCTATCCTCTTTTAATTACGATTATGTCTGCCTTCAAGTCTGGTAACGTCGTAGCCTTTAAACTCGACAGCAATGTCAACTTTAGTTTTGACAACTTCAAAGGACTCTTCACTGAAACCTTGTACGGAACATGGTACCTCAACACTTTGATCATCGCTTTGATCACTATGGTCGTTCAAACAAGTATTATCGTCCTTGCTGGTTATGCCTACAGTCGTTACAATTTCTTTGCTCGTAAACAAAGTTTGGTCTTCTTCTTGATCATCCAAATGGTTCCAACAATGGCCGCTTTGACTGCCTTCTTCGTTATGGCCCTCATGTTGAACGCCCTCAACCATAGCTGGTTCCTCATCTTCCTTTACGTCGGTGGTGGTATCCCGATGAATGCTTGGTTGATGAAAGGTTACTTTGACACCGTGCCAATGTCTCTTGATGAGTCTGCAAAACTTGATGGTGCAGGACACTTCCGCCGCTTCTGGCAAATCGTTCTCCCTCTTGTTCGCCCAATGGTTGCAGTACAAGCACTCTGGGCCTTCATGGGACCTTTCGGAGACTATATCCTCTCTAGTTTCTTGCTTCGTGAAAAAGAATACTTTACAGTTGCCGTTGGTCTACAAACCTTCGTTAACAATGCGAAGAACTTGAAGATCGCCTACTTCTCAGCAGGTGCTATCCTCATCGCTCTTCCAATCTGTACACTTTTCTTCTTCTTGCAAAAGAACTTCGTTTCAGGACTTACAAGCGGTGGCGACAAGGGGTAA
- a CDS encoding sugar ABC transporter permease, with the protein MEKQQPSKAALLSLIPGLGQIYNKQKAKGFIFLGVTIVFVLYFLALAAPELSNLITLGDKPGRDNSLFMLIRGAFHLIFVVVYVLFYFSNIKDAHTIAKRINNGIPVPLTLKDMIKGIYENGFPYLLIIPSYIAMTFAIIFPVVVTLMIAFTNYDFQHLPPNKLLDWVGLTNFTNIWSLSTFRSAFGSVLSWTIIWALSASTLQIVIGIFTAIIANQPFIKGKRIFGVIFLLPWAVPAFITILTFSNMFNDSVGAINTQVIPLFAKVLPFLDGALIPWKTNPTWTKVALIMMQGWLGFPYIYVLTLGILQSIPNDLYEAAYIDGANAWQKFRNITFPMILAVAAPTLISQYTFNFNNFSIMYLFNGGGPGSVGGGAGSTDILISWIYRLTTGTAPQYSMAAAVTLIISIIVISISMIAFKKLHAFDMEDV; encoded by the coding sequence ATGGAAAAGCAACAACCTAGTAAAGCAGCACTGCTGTCTCTCATTCCTGGGTTAGGACAGATTTACAACAAACAAAAGGCAAAAGGTTTTATCTTCCTTGGTGTAACCATCGTATTTGTCCTTTATTTCCTAGCACTTGCAGCCCCTGAATTGAGCAACCTCATTACTCTTGGTGACAAGCCAGGTCGTGATAATTCCCTCTTCATGCTGATTCGTGGTGCCTTCCATTTAATCTTTGTAGTCGTTTATGTACTCTTTTATTTCTCAAATATTAAAGATGCACATACTATCGCAAAACGTATTAATAATGGAATTCCAGTACCACTTACGCTAAAAGATATGATCAAAGGAATCTATGAAAATGGCTTCCCTTATCTCTTGATTATTCCGTCTTATATTGCCATGACCTTTGCAATCATCTTCCCCGTTGTCGTAACCTTGATGATTGCCTTCACAAACTATGACTTCCAACATTTACCACCAAATAAATTGTTGGACTGGGTTGGATTGACAAACTTCACAAACATCTGGAGCTTGAGTACCTTTCGTTCAGCCTTTGGTTCCGTTCTTTCTTGGACCATTATCTGGGCTTTGTCTGCTTCTACTTTGCAGATTGTTATTGGTATTTTCACTGCTATCATTGCGAACCAACCATTTATCAAGGGTAAACGTATCTTTGGTGTTATCTTCCTTCTTCCTTGGGCAGTACCAGCCTTTATCACTATCTTGACTTTCTCAAATATGTTCAACGATAGTGTTGGTGCTATCAATACTCAAGTAATCCCTCTCTTTGCTAAGGTTCTTCCATTCCTCGATGGAGCACTAATCCCTTGGAAAACAAACCCTACTTGGACTAAGGTTGCCTTGATTATGATGCAAGGATGGCTTGGCTTCCCTTATATTTATGTCTTGACACTCGGTATCCTACAATCTATTCCAAATGACTTGTACGAAGCAGCTTACATTGACGGTGCAAATGCTTGGCAAAAATTCCGCAACATCACTTTCCCAATGATCTTGGCCGTTGCGGCACCTACTTTGATCAGCCAATACACCTTCAACTTTAACAACTTCTCTATTATGTACCTCTTCAATGGCGGAGGTCCTGGTAGTGTAGGTGGTGGAGCTGGTTCAACCGATATCTTGATCTCATGGATTTATCGTTTGACAACTGGTACAGCTCCTCAATACTCTATGGCTGCTGCCGTTACATTGATTATTTCAATCATCGTCATCTCTATTTCTATGATTGCATTCAAGAAACTACACGCATTTGATATGGAGGACGTCTAA
- a CDS encoding extracellular solute-binding protein: MSTKFMKSAAVLGTATLASLLLVACGSKTADKAADSGSSEGKELTLYVEDQYKAFAESAAQAYEKEAGVKVTIKTGDQMGGLDNLSLDNQSGKAADVMMAPYDRVGSLGKDGQLSEVKLSDGAKTDDKTKSLVTAADGKVYGAPAVIESLVLYYNKDLIKEAPKTFAELEELAKDSKYAFAGEDGKTTAFLADWTNFYYAYGLLAGNGGYVFGQNGKDPKDIGLANEGAITAINYAKTWYEKWPKGMQDTEGAPNLIQTQFQEGKTAAIIDGPWKAQAFKDAKVNYSVATIPTLPNGKNYETFGGGKAWIIPSSTKNLEAAQKFVDFLVSTEEQKTFYDKTNEIPANTEARSYAEGKNDELTTAVIKQFQNAQPMPNIPQMSAVWDPAKTMLFEAVSGKKDAKTAANDAVTLIKETIKQKFGE; the protein is encoded by the coding sequence ATGTCAACTAAATTCATGAAGAGCGCAGCTGTACTTGGTACTGCTACTCTTGCTAGCTTGCTTTTGGTAGCTTGCGGAAGCAAAACTGCTGATAAAGCGGCTGATTCTGGTTCATCTGAAGGTAAAGAACTTACTTTATACGTTGAAGACCAATATAAAGCATTTGCTGAATCAGCTGCACAAGCTTACGAAAAAGAAGCTGGAGTAAAAGTTACTATCAAAACAGGAGACCAAATGGGTGGTCTCGATAACCTTTCTCTAGATAACCAATCTGGTAAAGCTGCTGACGTTATGATGGCACCATACGACCGAGTAGGTAGCCTTGGTAAAGACGGACAACTTTCAGAAGTGAAATTGAGCGACGGTGCTAAAACAGATGATAAAACTAAATCTCTTGTAACAGCTGCTGACGGTAAAGTTTACGGTGCTCCTGCTGTTATCGAGTCACTTGTTTTGTACTATAATAAAGACTTGATTAAAGAAGCTCCAAAAACTTTTGCTGAATTAGAAGAACTTGCTAAAGATAGCAAATATGCCTTCGCTGGTGAAGATGGTAAAACAACTGCCTTCCTTGCTGACTGGACAAACTTCTACTATGCATACGGACTTCTTGCTGGTAACGGCGGTTACGTATTCGGCCAAAACGGTAAAGATCCTAAAGATATCGGACTTGCAAACGAAGGAGCTATCACTGCTATCAACTACGCTAAAACTTGGTACGAAAAATGGCCTAAAGGTATGCAAGATACAGAAGGAGCTCCAAACCTAATCCAAACTCAATTCCAAGAAGGTAAAACAGCTGCTATCATCGATGGTCCTTGGAAAGCTCAGGCCTTCAAAGATGCTAAAGTAAACTACAGTGTTGCGACTATCCCAACTCTTCCAAACGGTAAAAACTATGAAACATTCGGTGGTGGTAAAGCTTGGATCATCCCATCAAGTACTAAGAACCTTGAAGCTGCTCAAAAATTTGTAGACTTCCTTGTTTCAACTGAAGAACAAAAAACCTTCTACGATAAAACTAACGAAATCCCAGCTAACACTGAGGCTCGTTCATATGCTGAAGGTAAAAACGATGAGTTGACAACAGCTGTTATCAAACAGTTCCAAAACGCTCAACCAATGCCAAACATCCCTCAAATGTCAGCTGTTTGGGACCCAGCTAAAACAATGCTATTTGAAGCTGTAAGTGGTAAGAAAGATGCTAAGACAGCTGCAAACGATGCTGTAACATTGATCAAAGAAACAATCAAACAAAAATTTGGTGAATAA